The sequence TAGCGTCGCCCTGTACGTCGCGGTCTTGCCGGTGTCAACGTCGGTGAAAAACGTCAGCGAAGAGACATTGGCCACCATCTTCGCCACAACCCGATTGGGATCGTTGGGATCCAGTTTTCCGCTGGTGCCGCTGCTCTTGAACAGGCCGCAGCCGGCGAGCGAGGCTGCCGCAAGAGATAGACCGAAGAGTTGAACCACTTTCACGTTCCGCATTATGTCTCCCTGTGCTGTGCGAGATGGAACCGGGTTTATACCGGCGCACGGCGTACCTGAGTCCTAAGTTTCGATAATCTCAACGTTGGCCCGGGGGACCGTGACTTCACGGCCGTCCTTGAGGCGAGCGTTGAGCACGCGCACGCTGGCGCCGGACGCTATTGGCGTTAGTTCCTGCGGAAGCCCGGTTACGGCAGCCAGTTGGCCAAAATACGGCTCCCGAATGATGCGGATGGACGTTCCGAGCTCCAGCGAGTGACCATCGTCCGGGGCGTCCACGGCGTCGGCAGGGCGTTCCGCCAACGGGATGATGACCTCCGGCCGGATCACTCCGGCGCGGATCTGTGTCGCGCCGTTCACCGATGCCACCTCGCCTTCGTGGCGTTTGAGCAATTCGTACGTTCGGCGGGCCATCGTGATCGGGCCGAATCCCTCGGTGATCACCAGCGTTGTGTTCACGTCTTCCTGCCCCGTGATGGCGACGCCGATGGAATGCCCCACGTACGCTTCCACCGCGGTGTCGATGATTCCCCCGGCGACAACCGCCGCTACTCCGTACTCCGCGGCCCTGGTGAGAGCCTCAAGGGTCACCAGGCTCCCGCCCACAATGATGCGGCCCTTCATCTCCGTCGTAATCTTGTCGACGGTCAGCTCCTCGGCCGGGTCGGAGCAGACGATGTGGACAACGCCCTGGCGTTCTCCGCCGACGCCGAAGATCCCCTGGATGAAAGCGCCCTTTGCCTCCACGACACAACCGTCCCCCGGTTGAACTTCTACAACGGTGCCCTTAACGTAGGCCAGTACATCGATCGGGATGGGCGCTTCGCGGATTCCCAGGTTGCCGGTGACGGACGAGAAGGTCTCGACGACTCCGGAAACAGACGCGCGGCTTTCCGACTTGAACAGTCCGAAGAACGACTTGGCCTGGGCCAGCAAGGCCCCCTTGGCGACGGTATCGCCCTCCTTTACCTGCAGGAGCGGCGCGACCTCTTCCGGGTCCAGCCCCATTTGCCCCGCCACCTTGACAAGCATCATATTGCCCGGCAGCAACGCGCGGGCAACGACGGTTGTGGGCAAGACAGTATCCCCAACGTTGACGAGCACATCGCCTTTGCGGGGCAGGCGCCGGGTCTTTCGGATGGCTGTGTACGGGCTGACTTTCAGGCCGGGTGTATAGGCTGTTCCCATATTGAGGGTCGGGCCGGTGCGGGCGACGCGCCCGCCGTGGCCAAAATCCTTTTCTCACGGAAGATGGTGACGCGATGCGGGTTGCATGCGTCTCCCGTCCATTCTACAAGGGGGTTAGGTGTCAGGTCAAAGCATAGCGGCTGGGAAGGCAACGATGAACGCTGAGCGGGCCTCCGTGCCCGACACCGCAGGTCGGGCCTCCGTGCCCGACACCGCGAAACCCTACCTCGCGATATCCGCTTGCGAACCACGCTCCTCAACGCTCACAATGTAGATGTCCCGGGTTCCACTGTCTACTCTCCGCCTGGCTGATGTGTGAGGACTCACCACGATGCGTCTCAAAACGCTGTGCATCACCGCCATTCTGGCTTGTCTGGTCGCTTCCGGCTGCAACCGCAAGGAACAAGCGGCCTCGGGCCCGGTTGAAATCACAGTGTGGCACCCCTGGGGCTCCGAGGACCTGAAGAACCTCCAGCGGGTGGTAGACCGATACCACGCCTCCCAAAATCGCGTTCGCGTGCGCCTGGTCTTCATGGGGAGCGACCTCTCCAGCAACCAGAAGCTCTTCACCGCCATCGCAGCCAAGACTCCTCCGGACGCCGCTTTCGTGGACGGCACGCAGGACTCTCAATGGGCCAACTGGGACGCCCTGGAGCCGATCGACAAGTACCTGGCTCGCGATCACGTCACGGCCGACGATTTTTACCCCCCCTGCTGGCGCCAGTCGCTGTACAAGGGTCACGTGTGGTCGGTGACTTATTGCGCCGATCCCAACTTCGCATTCTACTGGAACAAAGCCACCTTCAAGAAGGCCGGACTCGACCCCGATCGCCCGCCGCGAACCATAGAGGAACTGGATCGGATGGCCGCGAAATGCACCACGTTCAAGGACGGTCGCCTCGAGACGATGGGCATCATCCCGTGGAATCAGTACGGCTCCGCGAACAGCGTATTCACGTGGGGATGGGCGTTCGGCGGAAAATTCTACGACGACAAGACCCAGACGGTGACCGCCAACGACCCGAAGGTCGTCAAGGCTCTGGAGTGGATGGTCGGCTACGCGAAGCGCCTTGGCATCACGAATATCAACGGCGCCACCTCCGGGTGGGGCTCCGAGGCGAACAGCGCTCTCAACACGGGTCAGTTGGCGATGACGTGCGTGCATATATCCACCGCGAAACAGATCAGGAAATACGCGCCGAACATCGACTTCGGCATAGCACCGCTCCCGGGAACGCCGGACGGCGAGATCGGCTCATCGTGGGTGGGCGGGTGGTCCCTGGCCATACCGAAGGGCAGCCGGCACGCGGATGCGGCGTGGGATTTCCTGCATTGGGTGTGCTGCACCAAAGAAGGAACCAGCGCCGCGGTGGA is a genomic window of Armatimonadota bacterium containing:
- a CDS encoding ABC transporter substrate-binding protein; the encoded protein is MRLKTLCITAILACLVASGCNRKEQAASGPVEITVWHPWGSEDLKNLQRVVDRYHASQNRVRVRLVFMGSDLSSNQKLFTAIAAKTPPDAAFVDGTQDSQWANWDALEPIDKYLARDHVTADDFYPPCWRQSLYKGHVWSVTYCADPNFAFYWNKATFKKAGLDPDRPPRTIEELDRMAAKCTTFKDGRLETMGIIPWNQYGSANSVFTWGWAFGGKFYDDKTQTVTANDPKVVKALEWMVGYAKRLGITNINGATSGWGSEANSALNTGQLAMTCVHISTAKQIRKYAPNIDFGIAPLPGTPDGEIGSSWVGGWSLAIPKGSRHADAAWDFLHWVCCTKEGTSAAVEETGLLPGYRKCPAIQKVRRNPRLRMFVKILEDTKHQRPVMPAQAFYMGALDRAVDRALYGKQTPKEALDQATRETQSELDLVTGRKR